One region of Microbacterium sufflavum genomic DNA includes:
- the epsC gene encoding serine O-acetyltransferase EpsC — MGLIARMREDIAAARLRDPAARTSLEVALLYPGLHAIWAHRVSHALWRRRLRLLARAGSQLSRWLTGVEIHPGARIGRRFFIDHGMGIVIGETAEIGDDVLMYHGVTLGGRTRDVGKRHPTLGDGVAVGAGAKILGPVTVGDRCVIGANAVVTKDAPADSVLVGVPAKPRQRTAGEDTRALLTAPDYSI; from the coding sequence ATGGGACTGATCGCGCGAATGCGCGAGGACATCGCCGCCGCACGCCTCCGCGACCCCGCCGCGCGCACGTCGCTCGAAGTGGCCCTGCTCTACCCCGGCCTGCACGCCATCTGGGCGCACCGGGTCTCGCACGCGCTGTGGCGTCGACGGCTGCGACTGCTCGCCCGCGCGGGGTCGCAGCTGTCGCGCTGGCTCACCGGCGTGGAGATCCACCCCGGCGCGCGCATCGGCAGGCGCTTCTTCATCGACCACGGCATGGGCATCGTGATCGGCGAGACCGCGGAGATCGGCGACGACGTGCTGATGTACCACGGGGTCACCCTGGGCGGACGCACCCGCGACGTCGGCAAGCGGCACCCGACGCTCGGCGACGGCGTCGCGGTCGGAGCCGGCGCGAAGATCCTCGGCCCGGTGACGGTCGGCGACCGCTGCGTCATCGGGGCGAACGCGGTCGTCACGAAGGACGCCCCCGCGGATAGCGTGCTGGTGGGTGTGCCGGCGAAGCCGCGTCAGCGCACCGCGGGCGAGGACACCAGGGCCCTGCTGACCGCCCCCGACTACTCCATCTGA
- the cysK gene encoding cysteine synthase A, protein MPGIHSDITTAFGNTPLVRLNRVTEGLGATVLAKLEFYNPASSVKDRIGIAMINAAEASGELKPGGTIVESTSGNTGIALAMVGAARGYRVILTMPASMSKERRVLLKAFGAEIVLTDPTKGMKGAIEEVKRIVDETPGAIWIRQFENPANPQIHRETTAQEILRDTDGAVDIFIAGVGTGGTVTGTGQALKAAKPGVQVIAVEPKDSPVLTEGHPGPHKIQGIGPNFVPDVLDRDVLDEIITAEFDESLRVARELAAKEGLLVGMSSGAAVAAALTVAARPENAGKTIVVIIPDTGERYLSTALFEDLRED, encoded by the coding sequence ATGCCCGGTATCCACTCCGACATCACCACCGCTTTCGGCAACACCCCGCTCGTGCGCCTGAATCGGGTGACCGAGGGACTCGGGGCCACCGTGCTCGCGAAGCTCGAGTTCTACAACCCGGCCTCCAGCGTCAAGGACCGCATCGGCATCGCCATGATCAACGCGGCCGAGGCGTCGGGAGAGCTGAAGCCGGGCGGCACGATCGTCGAGTCCACCAGCGGCAACACCGGCATCGCCCTCGCCATGGTCGGCGCGGCCCGCGGCTACCGCGTGATCCTCACGATGCCCGCGTCGATGTCGAAGGAGCGCCGGGTGCTGCTCAAGGCGTTCGGCGCCGAGATCGTGCTCACCGACCCCACGAAGGGCATGAAGGGGGCGATCGAAGAGGTCAAGCGCATCGTCGACGAGACCCCCGGCGCGATCTGGATCCGCCAGTTCGAGAACCCCGCCAACCCGCAGATCCACCGCGAGACGACGGCGCAGGAGATCCTCCGCGACACCGACGGCGCGGTCGACATCTTCATCGCCGGCGTCGGCACGGGAGGCACGGTGACCGGCACCGGGCAGGCGCTCAAGGCCGCGAAGCCCGGCGTGCAGGTCATCGCCGTCGAGCCCAAGGACTCCCCCGTGCTGACCGAGGGGCACCCCGGCCCCCACAAGATCCAGGGCATCGGCCCGAACTTCGTCCCCGACGTGCTCGACCGCGACGTGCTCGACGAGATCATCACGGCGGAGTTCGACGAGTCGCTGCGGGTCGCGCGCGAGCTCGCGGCGAAGGAGGGCCTGCTGGTCGGCATGTCGTCCGGTGCCGCGGTCGCGGCCGCGCTGACGGTCGCCGCGCGACCAGAGAACGCCGGCAAGACGATCGTCGTGATCATCCCCGACACCGGTGAGCGCTACCTCTCCACCGCGCTGTTCGAGGACCTGCGCGAAGACTGA